From a region of the Alnus glutinosa chromosome 1, dhAlnGlut1.1, whole genome shotgun sequence genome:
- the LOC133867596 gene encoding pentatricopeptide repeat-containing protein At1g59720, chloroplastic/mitochondrial → MVLPITRSPPPHIPSAFTINNNKNGYSANHHSHSRLLLLLNECTDMSQLKQIHAHTLRATSTNNPHALFLYSRILHFSSLADIDYACRVFDQIENPNSFVWNTLIRAYARSSERKEEAILLYYKMLEEGIVMPDKHTYPFVLKACAYLFALFEGRQVHAQLLKLGYESDVYINNSLIHLYGTCGCLDLAQKIFEIMPERSVVSWNAIIDSCVRLGEFDTALKLFGEMLNMFEPDGYTMQSVISACAGLGSLSLGMWAHACLLRKCRAEMVDDVLVNNCLVDMYCKCGSWEIAQQVFERMPKRDVNSWNSMILGLAMHGKAKAALEYFDRMVGTERFVPDSITFVGVLGACNHRGLVGEGRKYFDMMIAEYKIEPQLQHYGCLVDLLARAGLIDEALKLVSHMPIKPDVVIWRSLLDACCKKNAGVELSEEMASQILESEGDDSSGVYVLLSRVYASARQWDDVGLIRKLMTDKGVTKEPGCSSIEMYGTSHKFLAGDTSHPQTKEIYQVLDVIKERLELVGHVPDVSQAPMIDELIDEKQHALRLHSERLAIAFGLLSLKPGMPIRIFKNLRVCDDCHKVTKLISRIYNVEIIVRDRARFHHFKDGSCSCMDYW, encoded by the coding sequence ATGGTTCTCCCGATCACACGAAGCCCACCTCCTCACATTCCGTCCGCGTTCacaatcaacaacaacaaaaatggcTACTCAGCTAACCATCACAGCCACAGCCGTCTTCTCCTCTTGTTGAATGAGTGTACGGACATGTCTCAGCTCAAACAAATCCATGCTCACACGCTCCGTGCTACCTCGACCAACAATCCACACGCCCTTTTTCTCTATAGCCGAATTCTACACTTCTCGTCCCTGGCTGACATCGACTACGCGTGCCGGGTTTTCGATCAAATAGAGAACCCCAATTCGTTCGTCTGGAACACTCTCATAAGGGCTTATGCACGAAGCTCCGAGCGCAAGGAGGAGGCCATACTGCTATATTATAAAATGTTGGAAGAAGGAATTGTGATGCCGGATAAGCATACGTATCCGTTTGTTTTGAAAGCATGCGCGTATTTGTTTGCGCTGTTTGAAGGGAGGCAGGTGCATGCCCAGCTTTTGAAACTTGGGTATGAATCGGATGTGTATATTAACAACAGTCTGATTCATTTATATGGTACTTGTGGGTGTCTGGATTTAGCAcagaaaatatttgaaattatgcCGGAAAGGAGTGTGGTTTCATGGAATGCCATAATTGATTCCTGTGTTCGGTTAGGCGAGTTTGATACTGCATTGAAACTATTTGGTGAGATGCTGAACATGTTTGAGCCTGATGGGTACACGATGCAGAGTGTTATTAGTGCTTGTGCTGGTCTGGGTTCATTGTCTTTGGGGATGTGGGCTCATGCTTGTTTGTTGAGAAAGTGTCGTGCTGAAATGGTTGATGATGTTTTGGTGAACAATTGCTTGGTGGATATGTATTGCAAATGTGGGTCATGGGAAATTGCTCAGCAAGTCTTTGAGAGGATGCCTAAACGCGATGTAAATTCGTGGAATTCAATGATTTTGGGGTTAGCCATGCATGGGAAGGCTAAGGCAGCATTGGAGTATTTTGACCGTATGGTTGGGACAGAGAGGTTTGTGCCTGATTCCATCACGTTTGTTGGTGTTTTGGGCGCATGTAACCACAGAGGCCTTGTAGGCGAGGGCCGTAAATATTTTGATATGATGATTGCTGAGTACAAGATAGAACCCCAATTACAGCACTATGGATGCCTTGTAGATCTTCTTGCTCGTGCGGGGCTCATTGATGAAGCTCTCAAGTTGGTGTCACATATGCCCATTAAGCCTGATGTTGTAATTTGGAGGAGTCTTCTTGATGCTTGCTGCAAGAAGAATGCAGGTGTAGAGCTTAGTGAAGAAATGGCCTCACAAATCCTTGAGTCAGAAGGAGATGATAGCAGTGGTGTTTATGTGCTTTTGTCCAGAGTCTATGCATCGGCTCGCCAGTGGGATGATGTTGGTTTGATTAGGAAATTGATGACCGATAAGGGTGTAACGAAAGAGCCTGGTTGTAGTTCAATAGAGATGTATGGCACTTCTCACAAATTTCTTGCTGGGGACACATCTCATCCTCAAACCAAAGAAATATATCAGGTTTTGGATGTGATTAAAGAAAGACTAGAATTAGTAGGGCATGTACCTGACGTTTCACAAGCGCCAATGATTGATGAGCTCATTGATGAAAAACAACATGCTCTTAGGCTGCACAGTGAGAGACTTGCCATTGCTTTCGGGCTTTTAAGCTTGAAACCAGGCATGCCTATACGTATATTTAAGAATCTTCGGGTATGTGACGACTGCCACAAGGTCACCAAATTAATCTCTAGAATCTATAACGTGGAGATTATTGTAAGAGATCGTGCTCGGTTTCATCATTTTAAAGATGGCAGCTGTTCTTGCATGGATTATTGGTGA
- the LOC133863111 gene encoding uncharacterized protein LOC133863111, with amino-acid sequence MPTVDHRICVRHLYANYRDIGGHRGIALKEKLWAAASAYTEGDFLRVMGELKRMKSDAHEYLAKIDPSTWSRAWFATDSKCDLLQNNICECFNSYILKARNKPILTMLEQIRKKLMSRYQAKRDDIQSLTGKLTPKIQNKLDAIRNESMDYVALYAGDDMFEVTGPDGRQFVVNMRRKSCGCRVWEMSGIPCVHACVAIRHSCKNAEDYVDEYFTVEMYKKAYEPVIYPMPSQEQWIPTQHDKLEPLVSRVAPGRPKKVRKRQVDECRDPKNPNRMRKFGARMKCSMCKGRGHNKRACPMRSIHASVVLPTPPPDSTQSTTSRTPTQATRTNLVSPPSPARTNSVPPPPLATTNPVPLPPLATTNPVPPPPRRRKTQRVAAIFGKSKPGPTIPIDLTEGDSDERGGPAIRGGHEIRGGSAGISGTVTNSASKSKGKRVVATVEKAIEIAEAKRKRMRPEWKR; translated from the exons ATGCCAACCGTCGATCACAGGATTTGTGTAAGGCATCTTTATGCGAACTATAGGGACATTGGGGGGCATAGAGGAATTGCCTTAAAGGAGAAGTTATGGGCTGCAGCTTCTGCATACACTGAAGGGGATTTTCTAAGGGTAATGGGTGAGCTGAAGAGAATGAAGAGTGATGCCCATGAGTACTTGGCCAAAATTGATCCTAGTACATGGTCAAGAGCATGGTTTGCTACGGATTCAAAGTGTGACCTTCTGCAGAATAAtatatgtgagtgttttaaCTCATACATTCTAAAGGCTCGCAATAAGCCTATCTTGACCATGCTGGAGCAGATACGAAAAAAGTTGATGAGTAGATACCAGGCTAAGAGGGATGACATTCAAAGTTTGACAGGGAAGTTAACtcctaaaatccaaaataagtTGGATGCAATACGGAATGAATCAATGGACTATGTTGCCCTATATGCTGGTGATGACATGTTTGAAGTGACTGGTCCAGATGGTAGACAATTTGTAGTCAACATGAGGAGAAAAAGTTGTGGTTGTAGAGTGTGGGAAATGTCTGGAATCCCCtgtgtgcatgcatgtgttGCTATTCGACATAGTTGTAAGAATGCAGAGGATTATGTTGATGAGTACTTCACTGTGGAGATGTACAAGAAAGCATATGAGCCAGTTATATACCCAATGCCTAGTCAAGAGCAGTGGATACCAACCCAGCATGACAAGTTGGAACCCCTAGTATCAAGAGTGGCCCCGGGTAGACCAAAGAAGGTAAGAAAAAGGCAAGTTGATGAATGTAGAGATCCGAaaaatccaaacagaatgagaaaATTTGGTGCTAGGATGAAATGCTCCATGTGTAAGGGTAGAGGGCACAATAAAAGGGCATGTCCAATGAGAAGTATCCATGCAAGTGTTGTGCTGCCTACCCCACCTCCAGACAGT ACACAAAGTACCACCTCAAGAACTCCTACACAGGCTACAAGAACAAATCTGGTCTCACCGCCTTCACCAGCAAGAACAAATTCAGTCCCACCGCCTCCACTAGCAACAACAAATCCAGTCCCACTGCCTCCACTAGCAACAACAAATCCGGTCCCACCTCCTCCAAGGAGACGGAAGACACAAAGGGTCGCGGctatttttgggaagtccaaaCCGGGTCCCACCATACCTATTGATCTAACTGAGGGTGATAGTGATGAACGAGGTGGCCCTGCAATCCGAGGGGGCCATGAAATTCGAGGTGGCAGTGCGGGAATCAGTGGGACAGTAACTAATTCGGCATCCAAAAGCAAGGGCAAACGTGTGGTGGCCACTGTTGAAAAGGCAATTGAGATTGCTGAAGCGAAGAGGAAGAGAATGAGGCCAGAATGGAAGCGTTAA
- the LOC133867575 gene encoding uncharacterized protein LOC133867575 yields the protein MGVDYYNILKVSRNASEEDLKKAYKRLAMKWHPDKNPASKREAEAKFKQISEAYDVLSDPQKRQIYDVYGEEGLQAVEFASPNSAGGPSGFRWNPRDAEDIFAEFFGGDDGGGRFKNGNGVEVAGKSQAKKMANVKAAAIESKLVCSLEELYKGCRKKMRISRSVPDEFGRPKPVEEILKIDIKPGWKKGTKITFPEKGNQEPGITPADLIFVVDEKPHAIFKRDGNDLVVNHKVSLLDALTGVTYNLTTLDGRSLAISMTDIVKPGHQMVIPNEGMPISKEPNKKGNLIIKFDVMFPTRLTAEQKSDLRRALGGADN from the exons ATGGGAGTGGACTACTACAACATACTGAAGGTGAGCCGGAACGCGAGCGAGGAGGACCTGAAGAAGGCGTACAAGAGGCTGGCGATGAAGTGGCATCCGGACAAGAACCCGGCGAGCAAGAGGGAGGCAGAGGCCAAGTTTAAGCAGATCTCCGAGGCCTACGACGTGCTCAGCGACCCTCAGAAGCGTCAGATCTACGACGTCTATGGCGAGGAGGGCCTTCAGGCGGTGGAGTTCGCAAGCCCTAACTCCGCCGGGGGGCCCTCGGGGTTCAGGTGGAATCCTCGAGACGCCGAAGACATCTTCGCGGAGTTTTTCGGCGGCGATGACGGCGGGGGAAGGTTCAAGAATGGGAACGGTGTCGAGGTGGCTGGGAAGAGCCAGGCGAAGAAGATGGCGAACGTGAAGGCGGCGGCGATAGAGAGCAAGCTGGTGTGTAGCTTGGAGGAGCTCTACAAGGGTTGCAGAAAGAAGATGAGGATTTCGCGGTCTGTTCCTGATGAGTTTGG TAGGCCAAAGCCTGTTGAAGAAATCTTGAAAATAGACATCAAACCTGGTTGGAAGAAGGGCACAAAAATCACTTTTCCTGAGAAAGGCAACCAAGAACCTGGCATTACTCCGGCCGATCTAATTTTTGTGGTTGATGAGAAACCTCATGCTATTTTCAAGAGGGATGGAAATGATCTGGTGGTTAATCATAAGGTATCACTATTGGATGCACTCACTGGGGTAACTTATAATTTGACAACCTTGGATGGAAGGAGTCTTGCTATCTCAATGACCGATATTGTAAAACCTGGCCATCAGATGGTGATCCCTAATGAAGGAATGCCCATCTCAAAGGAACCCAACAAGAAAGGAAACCTTATAATTAAGTTTGACGTTATGTTTCCTACGAGGCTCACAGCAGAACAGAAATCTGACTTGAGGAGGGCACTGGGTGGAGCTGATAATTAG
- the LOC133867606 gene encoding uncharacterized protein LOC133867606, with translation MEVFQKAKAVKIRSHLDKYLVADDDRKKVRQSRNGSSRKAVWFVELVEGKNHAIRLRSCYGTYLTATDLAFLLGMTGCKVLQTVLEKAYYWKYEWEPIRDGFQLKLRTWCGKYLRANGGTPPWRNSITTDDPHVSSTQNWILWDVEAVEADSVHDFMSSRSSLSSLSDEVFDSEPGSPMSVISANSPRLSLKQINSNKFRSGMDLFRNAKAVRLRSHHDKYLLAEEDEEKVTQDRNGSSKNARWTVEFAPNSDSIIRLKSCYDKYLTASNSPFLLGMTGLKVVQSRPQRLDSSLEWEPIREGNQVKLKTRYGNFLRGNGGLPPWRNSVTHDIPHRTATQDWIYWNVDIVDIHDHSPGHKPSPSPTLPHSDSLVSVKSENFSRQESTDSNVSSPPKADGRTIYYHVAEDNGDVGDENLEGYSFTFNGSRVDELTRKLEEETGLEGIIVCTRSPLNGKLFPLSLQLPPNAIMHVVLVLSSSEVAQEFAKSRLL, from the exons ATGGAGGTTtttcagaaagccaaggccgtGAAAATCCGAAGCCACCTGGACAAGTACCTAGTTGCCGACGACGACAGAAAGAAGGTACGCCAGAGCCGCAACGGCTCGTCGCGGAAGGCCGTATGGTTCGTTGAGTTGGTCGAAGGGAAAAACCACGCTATACGCTTGAGAAGCTGCTATGGCACGTACCTGACCGCCACGGACTTGGCGTTTCTTCTGGGCATGACCGGGTGCAAGGTGCTCCAGACCGTGCTGGAAAAGGCCTACTACTGGAAGTACGAGTGGGAGCCGATCCGCGATGGGTTCCAGCTGAAGCTGAGGACCTGGTGCGGCAAATATCTCCGGGCCAACGGAGGGACGCCGCCGTGGAGAAACTCGATCACGACCGACGACCCACACGTCTCGTCGACGCAGAATTGGATCCTGTGGGACGTGGAGGCGGTGGAGGCCGATTCGGTTCACGATTTCATGTCGTCTCGGTCGAGCTTGTCTTCTTTGTCTGACGAGGTTTTCGATTCGGAACCGGGGTCGCCCATGTCGGTTATATCGGCGAATTCACCCAGATTGTCTTTAAAGCAG ATCAATTCCAACAAGTTCCGCTCCGGCATGGACCTCTTCCGCAACGCCAAGGCGGTGCGCCTGCGTAGCCACCATGATAAGTACCTGCTGGCCGAGGAGGACGAGGAGAAGGTGACTCAGGACCGGAACGGATCCTCCAAGAACGCTCGCTGGACCGTGGAGTTCGCGCCCAACTCCGACTCCATCATCCGCCTCAAGAGCTGCTACGACAAGTACCTCACCGCCTCCAACAGTCCCTTCCTGCTCGGCATGACCGGTCTCAAGGTGGTCCAGTCGAGGCCCCAGAGGCTCGATTCCTCGCTCGAGTGGGAGCCCATTAGAGAAGGGAACCAGGTCAAGCTCAAGACCCGGTACGGCAACTTCTTGAGGGGCAATGGGGGATTGCCGCCTTGGCGGAACTCGGTGACCCATGATATTCCTCACAGGACCGCTACTCAGGATTGGATTTATTGGAATGTTGATATCGTTGACATTCACGATCACTCTCCGGGCCATAAACCTTCGCCTTCACCAACGCTTCCTCATTCGGATTCTTTGGTTTCAGTCAAATCCGAGAATTTTTCCAGACAAGAG TCGACTGACTCCAATGTGAGTTCGCCACCCAAGGCAGATGGAAGGACTATATACTACCATGTGGCTGAGGATAATGGTGATGTGGGCGATGAAAACTTGGAGGGgtattcttttacttttaatGGGAGTAGGGTTGATGAATTGACTCGTAAATTGGAGGAGGAGACGGGGTTGGAGGGTATCATTGTGTGTACTCGCAGTCCCTTGAATGGAAAGCTTTTTCCCCTTAGCTTGCAGCTCCCTCCAAATGCGATTATGCATGTCGTTCTGGTTCTATCTTCATCAGAAG TGGCACAGGAGTTTGCAAAATCACGTTTATTATAA
- the LOC133867561 gene encoding uncharacterized protein LOC133867561 yields the protein MAASTASEVSDGPVLNLLNKRLRALRKKFNRIAQMEEGVAQGKVINKEQEEVLRSKPVVSALIDELEKLRQPLSQAVSEELSLAAQHHQLSSDSAPANDHPQTPEDHHDERNSNQPDLHVAEDLLNLLYFGSLFDVKPQSDFTATMLARTHERGCCLTYDYVTDDATDLLGERDMDLIATLGGLLISRPVDSSLSHKNALQRCIEHAELWLANADRPIEPNSNITYAGLRERLNKIMASDYFTTTPEMKASVEVAAAAAAGNYASFQQMPITAPTQVEGSVALFQHTDQDAENFQGYETGDNDESSPVDELQKDEVEMENAAEVISVQQEQINPQAELEHNEIDPQSKGQQYIPRRTYQNQRGGRGDRGGGRRGYSNGRGGRGSGRGSGSYQNGRNQYYEQPGNYYPRNFYNNRGRGGRGGQAYNNHGSAVQGSHAPADVGVHS from the exons ATGGCGGCGAGCACGGCCTCTGAGGTGTCGGACGGCCCAGTCCTGAACCTGCTGAACAAGCGCCTCCGAGCCCTGCGCAAAAAGTTCAACCGCATAGCCCAGATGGAGGAGGGCGTCGCGCAGGGAAAGGtcatcaacaaggagcaggaggaGGTCCTCCGCTCCAAGCCCGTCGTCTCTGCCCTCATCGACGAGCTCGAGAAGCTCCGACAGCCCCTCTCCCAGGCCGTCTCTGAGGAGCTCTCCCTAGCCGCCCAGCACCACCAGCTCTCCTCCGACTCCGCCCCGGCTAACGATCATCCCCAAACCCCCGAAGACCACCACGACGAGCGTAACAGCAACCAACCCGACCTCCATGTTGCGGAGGATCTCCTCAATCTGCTCTACTTTGGCTCGCTCTTCGACGTCAAGCCGCAGAGCGATTTCACGGCGACCATGCTGGCGAGGACGCACGAGCGCGGGTGCTGCCTTACCTACGATTACGTCACCGACGACGCCACCGATCTGCTCGGCGAGCGGGACATGGACTTGATTGCGACGCTCGGCGGGTTGTTGATTTCGCGCCCGGTGGATTCGAGCTTGTCGCACAAGAACGCCTTGCAGCGCTGCATCGAGCACGCCGAGCTTTGGCTCGCCAACGCCGACCGGCCCATTGAGCCCAATTCCAACATAACTT ATGCGGGTTTGAGAGAGAGGCTGAATAAGATTATGGCTTCAGACTATTTCACCACCACACCGGAGATGAAAGCTTCGGTGGAAGTTGCTGCGGCCGCTGCTGCTGGAAACTATGCTTCTTTCCAGCAGATGCCCATAACAGCGCCCACCCAAGTGGAAGGTTCAGTTGCACTGTTCCAGCACACG GACCAAGATGCAGAAAATTTTCAAGGTTATGAAACTGGCGATAATGATGAATCCAGTCCTGTGGATGAACTACAAAAG GATGAAGTAGAGATGGAAAATGCTGCAGAGGTCATCTCAGTTCAACAAGAACAAATCAACCCACAGGCAGAACTGGAGCATAATGAGATAGATCCACAATCAAAGGGACAGCAATACATTCCCAGAAGGACCTATCAGAACCAAAGAGGTGGTCGTGGTGACCGTGGAGGTGGCCGTAGGGGTTATTCCAATGGCCGTGGCGGACGAGGCAGTGGCAGGGGAAGTGGATCCTATCAGAATGGTCGCAACCAATATTATGAGCAGCCTGGAAATTATTATCCAAGGAACTTTTATAACAATAGGGGAAGGGGTGGCAGGGGTGGACAGGCTTATAACAACCATGGTTCTGCAGTTCAAGGCAGTCATGCCCCAGCTGATGTTGGGGTGCATTCATGA
- the LOC133867587 gene encoding thioredoxin H3-like: MGSNFSDMEHPRKVLETRNESETSHRVLAFHSKDQWKSHFEASKQTDKLLVIDFTATWCGPCRFIEPAFKEFSAKYRDVEFVKIDVDELDSVAREFAVEAMPTFIFIKKGEVVDKLVGATKEGLQKKIEKHRT; this comes from the exons ATGGGAAGCAACTTTTCCGACATGGAGCACCCCCGCAAAGTGTTAGAGACACGTAATGAGTCAGAGACATCTCACCGCGTCCTCGCCTTCCATTCAAAAGACCAATGGAAATCCCACTTTGAGGCTTCCAAGCAAACTGACAAACTG TTGGTGATTGATTTCACGGCAACATGGTGTGGACCTTGTCGATTCATCGAGCCGGCCTTCAAAGAGTTCTCTGCCAAATACAGGGATGTCGAGTTCGTCAAGATTGATGTGGACGAGTTGGAT TCTGTGGCTCGGGAGTTCGCGGTGGAGGCCATGCCAACGTTCATATTTATTAAGAAAGGGGAAGTGGTTGACAAGCTGGTGGGGGCTACGAAGGAAGGACTGCAGAAGAAGATTGAGAAACACAGAACATAA